Proteins found in one Melospiza georgiana isolate bMelGeo1 chromosome 1, bMelGeo1.pri, whole genome shotgun sequence genomic segment:
- the CCK gene encoding cholecystokinin: protein MSSGLCICVFLAVLSVGSLGQHALGSHGGNAAPAELEQSLAEQQRRSRAPAAGPLKPLQRLEVSADQRANIGALLAKYLQQARKGSTGRFSVMGNRVQSIDPTHRINDRDYMGWMDFGRRSAEEYEYSS from the exons ATGTCCAGCGGGCTGTGCATCTGCGTGTTCCTCGCCGTGCTCTCGGTGGGCTCGCTGGGACAGCACGCTCTGGGCTCGCACGGCGGGAATGCGGCGCCTGccgagctggagcagagcctggcagagcagcagcggCGCTCCCGCGCTCCGGCCGCCGGGCCCCTGAAACCCCTGCAGCGCCTGGAGGTCAGCGCCGACCAGCGAGCCAACATCGGCGCCCTGCTGGCCAAGTACCTCCAGCAGGCCAGAAAAG GTTCCACTGGAAGATTCTCAGTGATGGGAAACAGGGTACAGAGCATTGATCCCACTCACAGGATAAATGACAGAGACTACATGGGCTGGATGGATTTTGGACGCCGCAGTGCTGAAGAATACGAGTATTCTTCCTGA